The following DNA comes from Malania oleifera isolate guangnan ecotype guangnan chromosome 12, ASM2987363v1, whole genome shotgun sequence.
ATAGTAAGCTAGGGATTatttcctgtaggacctgaaaatAAGATGGATAACGGGGTGAGACCTTTCTCAGTAAGATGGACTaagttattattagtgtgtggctaacatgagttttcgTGTGAACAtacttctttcattatttaactgtatctgaaatgacattttaaaactcATCTGGActatatatctgaaaatacataatttctgaagaATATATTGTTGTCTCAATATTGTCCATTCATAGTAAATtttcccatatatgcataaaagaaacaCCTTGTACTCTAAAACTAGCATCGTCGTGCTTTCTTATCGACATGCTTTCCTAACtatatgcttccccccatgatgggttgtgcggcctgaaggctggacttagcatatGACCTGCCAACCATAGCTAAGTCagaaaaaggtagtaagtacgattgtgcctaccttaTACCCGGAACTGCATCGGAAGGGTCACCTGAAATTGCATCGGGAGGGGTCCCCCGGAACTGCCTCGGGAGTAATACTGTATCCAGGCCACAAATCGACTATCCCGCATCATACTTTCATCCcaatgtgattgcactcactagccaaaacatagctacggtaccgtgcttatcATAACATCTGATctctcagggttcttaaatcatatatgacaatttacataataaaaactgtaattatgAATTCATTTTCTTAAACTGTATAAAACATCAGCTAATCattattctaaaaaataattGGCATACACTGTCACAATATAAAACAAGCATATCATAACTCGGCATTCAACCGTCATAACAAATTTCGACTTATAGTCACCATATCACATCTCGGCTTATAGCCGTCATATCATACTGTATCATAATTGTATAAATATTCTGTTCATTTATGTCATTTTAAACcgttctcaagccacacaattttcatatgataaatcaaaaatataaataacTGTCTGAGAAACATACAGATTACTGAAAATAGAAGTATGAGCATCTccagggtttaatttaactcaaactatatattttactaaaaataggagatgttcaacccattcacgttagtttttcccaaaaacatataaaAGTCAAAATTACCATTTTCATATGTTTgattcgttcagaaaatcatatatactgttTCTATACACACATATTTCAATTCAAACaattcatatttaaaaaaaaaaactgacataacctaatccccttacctattcctgaaGAAACTGCCTAAAACCTTTAGAATGCAAAACCCTAGCCATTTGAATCTACCGAAGATCAACGACCTATGTCtcgagaggagggagagagaggatCGAGGAGCACCCAAGAGTGATCTAGGAGGCTTAGGAGGGCAAaagtgatgagagagagagagagagagagagagagagagagagagagagagagagagagagagagagagagagtatggaatgaaaaaataatataagaacttAACTTATAGACTCTGCCTCCGcaagaaaccgtcgacgatttggccaCTTGCCAAACCAAAAACGCCCTTATATGCTCTTGGTAGTTTGCCCTGTAGGAAAACCGTTGACGTTTTTCTAAGTCTCTcctaaccgtcgacagtttggtcttgGTCAaatccttttttcttctttttcttttcttctcttttctttttatttatttcttttatttgctTGGTTCGAGTTACTACATGAGTGCAGTGAGTTCTTCTGACATTGTTGTTCTTTAGTGTGTTTCATAGAGTGCTTGGGCCACACAACTTGGTTCAATGGTATTTGGAATGGGATATTTGGTTGTTGAATTCAACTGTTTGGGTTTATGGATGTTGTTCATCGACCGAGTGGTCATGGAGTGGGTTCAAGTAATTTTTTGTGCAGGTAAGTCGCATGGAACATATATGGGATCTATGTGCAAAGTAGTGTCATGTGTAATAGGAAGAACATGTGAATTTGATGAGGATGCCTCACTATCGTGCGATGAATAGAAACTAGGACAAAAAGGAAGAGTCGAAATTTTGGGAATTAGAAGAAGAGAAAATAGAAGTGTTACCTGGAGGTGATGCGGAAGTGTTATCCCCTGCTGTAGTCACTAGTGGAGGTTGTGGTGGAGATGACACGTTGATGAGTGGCGCAGCTACCGAGCATGAGGAAGACTTTGAGTACTTATGAGGACCATTCTCGTTTTCATCAAAAAGGACATGCCAAGAGTGATATACTCTTTTGGTTTTTGGATCAATGCATTTGTATGCATTTTGGTCTGAATAATAGCCCATGAATAGACAGGGAATGGCTTTGGGCTGAAGTTTGTTGGTATTGTAAGGCCGAGTGACTGGAAAGCATAGACAACTGAATATTTTTAACTTGAGATAATTTGGTGTCTGTTTAAATAATGTTTCAAATGGTGATTTGTTGTTTAGAAGTGGTGTTGGTTGATGATTTATAAGGTATGCAGTAGTGGAAAAAGCATGGGGCCAATATTTCAAGGATAGTGAAGCATCATGTAATAGTGTGAGGCCGTTTCCACTAAGTGGCAGTGACGACACTCGgaaacaccattttgttgtggtgtatgGGGGGCAGTGGTATAATGGCTTATTCCAtggataaaaaaatatatttaaagccACAAACTCACCGCCATTATTTGAATAAATGCTTTTGATATTTTAGTGAAATCTGGTTTCAAAGAGATATTTAAATTGAGGAAATATTGTGCTAACaccatattttgtttccataGGATAGAACCAATATATTTTGTGAAATGataaaccaaaatcaaataattgCGAGATCCATCAATTCCAAGAGAATTGGAGGGGCCCCAAACATCAGTATAAATTAAGTCAAGTGGTGCATGACTTTAAAAACTAGTGGGTCGAAATGGTTGTTTGTGCCTTATTGATGGAACAAGAAGTACAAAGTTGAGAAACTTTTGCTTTTATTATTGGAAGAGAAAAAGAGTTGACAAGATGATGAACAATTTTATTAGACGGGTGTCAAAGACATTTGTACCACCCATCAATGGACGTTCGTTCATGCACATTTGCAATCATTTCTGGAGAAGATTTCACCATTGACTCCGGTAGGGTGTAAACACCATTTTCACATGCACCTTTAAGTAGAACTGCCCCTGTGGTCTGTTCCTTAACAAGAAAAAAAAGAGGATGAAATTCAACAAAAACATGGTTCTAAGTTGTAAAATGATGGAtggaaataatatttttttttgtatattaggaacacaaagagtatcatttaaatgaaaagtGCGTGTGGGTGAGTAAAGAACCAATGAACCAATGTGTGAGACATGCAAACCTGAACCATCACCAATTATAACCTTGCCAATGCCATCATATTTAGAATGAACTGATAAATTAGCCAAATCACCAGTGATATTGTGGGATGATGTCAAGTCAATAAGCCATTTTGTGTCTTGGGCTGGTAATGTTGAGGTATAGTTTATCGTTGCTTCAAAGAACTGCACACAGGAACAATATTTGGCAATGTGACCCAATTTGTCACAAATTTGGCATTTTGGTATGTGACAATGTTGTCCAGTGGGCTTGTTTTTTCAATTGTCTTATGGGCCACCATTGTTTCGGTATTGAGATGATGAAGAGTTTTGCTATTGAGACCCACTGTTATGGACATACCTGTTTTACTTTAAGAAATAATTAGAGATGTGACCTCCAAAAGAAGAGCTGGAACCAGTTGTCGATTGGAGTAGTTGGCAGAGGCGAccatgtaatgactcgaagaataagggtatttaaataataaaagggataGAAATgcaaatagtaacagaaggaggtagccaaCTACGTTGCACTTTGGGAAGTAAGACTCAAAAGAATATAttaggtcctcatcgacgaacacaggggattcgtcgacgaggatacaagagggcctcgtcgatgaagataagTTTCGTCTACGAGAAGATATAGAGagtggatttttggaagtctaaaatttatcgacgagggtgcaagttcgtcgacgaactttctacaggactcgttgatgaggtgacgtggctcgtcgactaatcccgcaatataaatagtgctaaacttagTTTTCTTGTGCAGAAAACTCACTgaaccctctcttctctctcctataTGGcctttcccccttctctctttgatttcagccccgtcggtcaccggatcgacaatctgaggccaccacgacactcctggtggagttctcttcaagtctgctggggcggatcgtcggtgggatcgagtcgaatttctttccagaatcagggtaaggtcttttagtcaatttttggctttctggcaattgtaggaaattatgtaggcaaagaaatattgatattttgttctaacgaatgttgttttcaaggtgtcgTGTAAGAAGCCCTGTAGGGGTAGGACCGGTATACGATAAGAGCTTTttaatagtcaagtaagggaaatatgctatgctaggaagttttaaaatgatttccagtatgaaatatatatttttaccagattattattcacggTAGGAATTAATACAATTTATCCATTaagtataatatgttttaaattactgtgtgacttgagaatatagatatagtacaaagacatgctttacagtaattttcagagctatgttttacaaattatatagacagtgaatatattttatagtaattacagaataccataatcatacagttgatacaaatacagattacagtaccatgacatatagttttacagtttatttcagaaaataaagttgaaatagatacagtttatcacagcgtcatggtttatacagttactacagaatcatggtaaaacagatagttgtatataaagatgtattatatagtatcagaccctattggaccattacagattacagagtacagtaccgttgctacatacagtatatagagtgcaaccacctattcaaataatacgtggtataaaggttgatcgtATAGACCCCACGAGTAGACATactccccatcatatatgggttgaggagggctgatcagaccgaTGAAGTATAGTGGTTtgtcctggttggccagccaggatagatcctgcctacgggccgcacaaccctatcgtgaggagttaaatcatgacacacaattatccatagggaagttttcagttattactatgtttatagagatttacagagacaaaaaaaatatatatattagaagtattttgagtagaaacctaaagtacagatatgttaacCAATAGGGAAAAGGTGAcgatttatattactggtattgtaaatacagattcagtgatacatgattatatagtaatagattttcatagtattctaactcaattgccacacactagtaataacatattttgtcactgagcgttagctcatcccattactttaacatttttcaggtgatccaagtaggcgagcagactaggctcgtagatagaggggcctcagtactgccctgtcagtagaaagtgagtatgtttttggagtatttctgtataaccctaacccagttgagggtattttggggaacaaccatacatgtatattttgggaacattttagcactctggtattgtatattttggatatggttatatgaattcaacttcttgttgcttaggttgacagtttgggtttaatctagtttggtattagagcattataaatgttatagtatatattagtataaaaaaaaaaaaaagttgaatagcaggtcgttacagaccAATTGCTTAGATGTGGCTTCAAGACGTCGCATGTAGGCATTGTGACCTACGAGAAGGTCATGTAATTCCTTGAATGTGAGTGGGTGTTCTTGTGTGCGAATAGAGGCTATAATTTCGCGGAAGTTAGTTCCCAATCCATTTAGGGTGCAGAGCGTGAGATCATCTTCAAAGATAGGATGATCAATGAGGGAAATTTTATCTACAAGAGATTTGACGGTGTGCAAGTATTCTTGAATCCTCTAATTTCCCTTCTTTATCAAGGTGAGTTCCTTTTTAAGTTGCATTGCACGAGTGTGAGATTTGCTCGCATACATGGTGTGTAATTTTTTCCATGCTTCTTGGGAGGTTTTGGCATTGGAAATGAATGTTGTTACAGTGGTGGTCATTGAAGCCAAAATGACACTGAAAATAAGCTTATCTTGTCTTATCCGGTGGGTTCTTTGAATGATTGAAGTGAAGGTATCAGTGGAGTTGGCACAGGGTTTATCACCAGTAACATACTCAAGTAGATTATACCCAATGAGGAGGGCTTCAAACTGGGCATGCCATTGAGGGAAGGTTGAAGGTGTGAGTTTTTTGTTTATTTGGGTAGTGATATTGAGAGCAATAAGAGGGATCTTTGTTGGAGATGGTGGAGTTGTGATCGGATTCTCGTGGGAGGAAGACTCTTCTAATACCATGATGAAGTTTGAAAATATTGACAATAAATTTCTTATTactcttgtgaaaaatattttacacacatTACAAATGTTTGTATGAAAAGATATACAAGTATACAAAATCTATTTTAGGAATGAAAGTTAAAAATAAGTTTAACTAGTATAAAACTTTAACTTGTGATTTGCCTAACTGTTACAAAATTTTAACTTTTGATTTGCCTATTTGTTACAAAGCTTTAACTCTTAATTTGCCTAACTATTACAAAAAATTTTTGACTGTTACAACTAGAATTTCAGCCTAATAATCAAGTTGTATAATTTCGTACTTAATTTGAGGAGTCCTCATTTATATTGTATAGGTATGAACTTTCAGTtgactaaaaaaataaaaagcctTAATAAGATATTGTAGTTTAAAACATAATATTAATTTTGAATGAGTAGTTTTAGGTGATATGAAGGCCTCAAAGATTGGTGGCAAAAGCCAACAAAGGATGATTAACGTTGAGAGGAAAAATATAACCCCTTGATTAGATgttgaaaaatccttttttggTGGTTGTATTATAATTATCCATTAAATTAGTAGCAATAATTTTCTATtatcctacgacaaaaaatttgGACcctggggaaaaaaaaaaaaaaacaataatgagACAAGAAGAAGGTAGCACCAAACTTGTGAGCCCCCAATGTAGACCACCGCCGACTAGACCTAAAACTAAACCATAGCACACCGCGCACGCTAGCATGAAGTGgggttttcttttttcttttttgttttgatCAAGTGCATTGTGTATTATTTGATATTTTCCACATTTATAAATAATCGGTGAATTTCTGTAAGAACTCCCTAATGCGAAGGGGCTCGAGAGGCGTGATCCCAGATTGGTGCAAAATCTCCATTTTGCAGATTTTTGATTTCGTGCCCAAAACCCTAGAACACGCGAGAGGCTTAGATTTATATCCTTTTGTGTCTAAACGTATTTGTTttgttaattgaaaattttgaagattTTACAAACGCGGATTGTTTTATTCGATTTTGATTGGTGAAGATTTGTCTCGTTGTGGGTACCTCAATCTGAAGGCAGTTTGATTTGATTCTGCTTTGTTTGTATCTGGAAAAGGAGAAACCTCAGTTGGATTGAACTGCATTCGATTGCGGAAGTTGCCATGTTAGAGGAAACGGAGAAACGCCTGCAAGTTCGTGGCTAGTTCGGTGAATTGTGTTCTAAATTTGTCGAAACTTAGGCGGTTATTTTGATGATTTCGTGGAATTGAGGAGTACATCGTATTCTGGGGGAAATTCGGAGAATTGAGTTTAATTTACAGAGGCGTTTTTTGTGAATTTAGTAGTGGGGAAGAACAAAAGCCAGTGTGGATGATTGGGTTTAAAGAGGGAGGAAGGAGATGAAAGGGTCATTTGTGGGTTTGGAGGGACAATGACTGCTGGAGGGTCATTGGGTCTTCGATCAGGTAGCTATGGATCGTTGCAACAACAACTTCAAAACGGTGTGTTGCCAATCCAAACGACGCCGCTGGTTCCTGTCGCCCGCAAGCCTTCCAAGATGCtcagagagaaggagagattacTTCACTGGATCTTCAAGTTCGCTGGTAGAAAGAAGGTTGGAATGCTGTTTCTGTGCGCTGTTTCTGCCGCTGTTTTTGTATGGGTCTTGTATGTTGGCAAAGGTTTGATTTCTTGTCTCTGTCTCCCTGTAATGTTGGTTCTAGTTGCCGTCGTTATAATTACCCTTGGTTTGTTCTGTTTTTGAGTTGATCAATATTTTTTTAGACCAGCTGGGCATGATCTAATTTTCTGTTGGAGTGATACTTGGTGAGGATCATGCTTTTGTGTGTATAATATATTGATAGATATACCTAGTCTCAATATTCATTCATATGAACTCGCTTTCAATGGAGGAAGACACATGTAAAAGCTTAGCACACCAGAAATGGTGAAGCAGGCCAAGAGTTGAGTGGCAGCTTCACTAGATATTCCATTAAGCAGATACGTAATGGCATCAGACctgattaaattatttttttttatgaatattgATGATGCCCTTTTTGGaagaatattttatttgtatttttgaCTCTGTACATTTTAGTGGAATTTATGATTTGAATTTTCTGATTAAGTtagattaaaaaattttctcttgaTGGACCAAACTCTTCATATGAGCTTTTCATCTACCATGTATTCAAGTGACAAGGAACTCTTGGTAGTTAGACCATATACATAAATGGGCCTTTAATCAATTGTTGCTTTTTCAGAATCCAGAATTTGCTCATGCATACTTCACTGCTGGATTTTGATGACTAAACTTTTTACTGCATTTTGTTAAGAAAATAATGCATGCATTGTGGTTTGTTTTCAGGTGAGGATGCACAGGAAGGAGAACGCATCCAAAACATTAGAGTCAAATCAGTCAATGGCAGCTTGTCTTTAAGCTACCCTGAATCTTCACCAGTACAGACTGAGCAAAATAATCATAAAGATAATAACTCTTTTGTCTTGAACATTGCAACAGGGGGTGAAAATATAGCTCAACCTCctccacccccacccccacccccgcctcctcctcctcctcctcctcctccacctcctccccctccccctccccctccctcTCTTCCTCCACCTGCAGTTTTTCTGGGTTACACGCTTCCTCCAGGGCATCCATGCCAACAATTCACGTTGCCTCCCCCACCGACAGATAGAAAAAGAACTGGACCACGCCGTAAGTTGTTTGCTGCTTTTATTTCTTCACCCATTTCTCTGGGGGTTGGCTGATGCCCTATAAATTGTTAAATATTATTATGCACACAAACGTGCTAATGTGATGTTACAAACACaggtgtatgtgtgtgtgttgatTATGTTCCTGAGTTTCTTGCTACTTTATGTTTCAGCATGTCCTGTATGTTACCTCCCTGTGGAAGAAGCAGTTGCCTTAATGCCAAAGGCTCCGTCCCCTTCACCCATACTCAGTAACTTAACGTACATTAATGAGGAAAATTTAACTAGAAGCGAATTTGGAGGTTCTGAGTTTGGTGGATATCCTTCTTTAAAGCAGAGGAATGATTCTTATGATATAAGAGAGTCCATGAATGTGCATTGTGGGTATGTGTCAATTCTGCATGTCTCTTGAAAATTTATGTGATTTCTCTTTTGTCTGTCAAACTATTTGTGTAACAGCTTATATTatggattttatttttattcctgCTCATTTATATTCATTATTCATATTTGCATCAATCAGATTTGTCAAAGGAGTTAGACCTGGTCATGAGACAGGATTTGATATGGATGATTCTGACCTTTATGAGATGGAGCAGTGTCATGGAGTGGTTGTTGCATCAGCTATATTTGGTATTCCTCTGCATGTTCCCATCTTGATAGTTTATTTCTTTTGTTTAAGCTCGTGCTTTGATTTCCTAATGGATGAGTTCTTGATCAGGAAACTATGATA
Coding sequences within:
- the LOC131144916 gene encoding probable hexosyltransferase MUCI70: MTAGGSLGLRSGSYGSLQQQLQNGVLPIQTTPLVPVARKPSKMLREKERLLHWIFKFAGRKKVGMLFLCAVSAAVFVWVLYVGKGEDAQEGERIQNIRVKSVNGSLSLSYPESSPVQTEQNNHKDNNSFVLNIATGGENIAQPPPPPPPPPPPPPPPPPPPPPPPPPPPSLPPPAVFLGYTLPPGHPCQQFTLPPPPTDRKRTGPRPCPVCYLPVEEAVALMPKAPSPSPILSNLTYINEENLTRSEFGGSEFGGYPSLKQRNDSYDIRESMNVHCGFVKGVRPGHETGFDMDDSDLYEMEQCHGVVVASAIFGNYDIIQQPKNISEAAKRNICFYMFVDEETEAYMRNSSGLDDNKRIGLWRIVVVRNLPYTDARRNGKVPKLLLHRLFPNAHYSLWIDGKLELVVDPYQILERFLWRENASFAISRHYRRFDVFKEAEANKAAGKYNNASIDFQVEFYKSEGLTPYSDAKLPILSDVPEGCVIIREHIPITNLFTCLWFNEVDRFTSRDQISFSTVRDKIMSKVNWGINMFLDCERRNFVVQAYHRDLLEHKALSDTVHPPPPVLISEPPLKRLPRMPSERIVASPPNRKVSSRRGRDRRRNRKVGVGSRVVNPI